The sequence TAGAATCTTTACGTAATGTTAGAGAAATACGAAAGTATGTAGAAGATATTATTGCAGATAAGTTGTTAGAATTTATAATTAATAGTGGAGAATAAAAAATGGTAAATCAAACTGATTTTGTAGATCATCTTAGAAAGCGTATGAACATATCTATCGAGGAGGGATTTTATATTGAATCAATCTCTTGCTCATATGCAATTATCGAGAATAGAACAAAGAGAATTGTTGAACACTTAGGTAAAAGAGCAAGGAAAATGAGTCTAGATCAAAAGATTGAGTTTATTTATAACGAAATCAGAGAAAAAAATCAGAATACTGACTCCGATTTAAAAAAACTAATAGGTTATCTAAAATATCGACTAGAGAAATCTGATATCATGATTGTTGATCCGGTAAAAAGCTATAATGATTGCAAAAGTGATAAACTGTCTTTTTGTAACATTAATAAAGTTTATAAGTTTAAAGAACAAAGAAATAAACTTGTACATGATTTAGCAACCTATGATAGTAGTAATCCAAGCTTAATTGATTTTGATTCTTATATTAACTTAGCAATGTTGGGGAAATATGTTGCCGAAGAGCTATCGCGAATTGCATCTGGTTTAAAGAGAAAAAAATCAGCTTTATGATTGATTCATCTTATTATTTTTGATAATATTTTAAATGTAGAGTACATAACATTATGTCGCGCCAAGGATTGGCGTTGGGGACTTAAAACTCCTACTCTACCTTTTTAATTTTCTGAATGTCTTAACAAAATTATATTAAAAAGAAAAAGACAGTAGAGTTAAATCTACTGTCTCAGAACGTAGACAAACGTCATTTTTGGCGTTTGTTTTTTTGTATTTTCAAAAATATTTTGTGTTCACCCTTGTGGAACCAACCACTCTCAGGATCTGTCGTTGAGATTTTCTTTTCTTCTTTGATAAATATTCTCCGCAATTTTCAACATACAGGTCACTCCTTTTATGACATTTCCTTTTTATTAAATACAATAATAGAACTAATAACACAAATAATTATTAGTACAAAAGTTGTAAAAATAGGAATGTAATAATCATAAAAACCTATTCCCTTTATTATATTTACAGGCTTTCCAATTAAGGCAATCGGCATATATTTTACAATTTCTTCTTTTAGAGAAAGAAGAAATTGTATCACTACACCGCCTGTGACGAATAATAATGTCCCTATCACATTTTTAGTAATGACACTGCCTAGTATCTCTAGTGAAATCAAAAATATTCCAAAAATTAGTGGAAGAAATACTGCCATTAGGATATTCTCAATAGGAAATGTATTCCCAAAAAAATACTTTGTATATCCAAATGCTACAAGAAAGCAAATACAATATGAAAGAATCCACATAATTGCATCAAAAAAACATTTTGATATTATTACTTGATATCTTGGTAACCCCTTTGATAGCAAATTTATTAAAGTTCCTTTTTGAATCTCATTCGTAACTTGTGTACTGAACAAAATCACAAGACCAACCATTCCTATTTGGTTGACGTTCTTAAAAAATTGTACCCAAGAATCAATTTCTGTTGGAGTATTAACCTTGATATCAATGCCATCAGTTGCAATAGCTTGAAGGATTTGAGGAGTCAGTTTTGCTGTAAGTGGACTTAGCAATCCAATAAATATAAACAACAATAAAAGTCCCAACATCTTTTTTGTCCTAATGTTTTCAATTGATTCTTTTTTTATCAGTGAAAAAAATATTCTCATGACTTAATTACCTCCATGAAAATATTTTCTAATGTTGGCTCTTTTACACTAAACTCAATAGGGAGAATATTCTCATTATGAAGTTCAGATAATATCTCAAATGCTTTCTTTTCAGAATCTACTTGTAAAAAGCTCAACGTGCTTTCTTCCTCTTTAAAATTCATTTTCGAAATAACATTATTGTTTTTAAACTTATTCAACTCATCAATAGATTTAAACCTTATCTCAATTTCATTTGTACGTTTCATATTTTTCAGCTCATCTATTGAGCCCTCTAATACGTTTTTACCGCCATCTAAAACAACAACATGATCACAAATTGCTTCAACATCAGATAAAATATGCGTAGAAAAAACAACCGTCGTTGTTGATTTTATTTTTCTAATAATCTCTAATATTTCTTTTCTGCCAACTGGATCAAGAGCCGAAGTAGGTTCATCACAAATCAATAATCTAGGACTATTTAAAAGAGCTTGTGCAATTCCTAAACGTTGTTTCATACCTCTAGAAAAACCATGTATTCTTTTGTCAATTCCATCTAGTCCAACTAATTCTAATAATTCATTACTTTTTTTTACTATCTCATCATTATTAAGCCCAGTTATTGAACCGCATAATTTAAGATATTCTTTCGGTGTCATATAACCATAAAACTCAGGTACATCTGGTAAATAACCAATAAACCTATTTGTGCTTGTCTGACCATATTTTACTTTTTCACCAAATACTTCAATAGACCCTTCATCAATTTTCAAAAATCCCAAAATCATTTTCATTGTTGTCGTCTTACCCGCACCATTTTTGCCCAGAAATCCAAATATAGTTTTTTCAGGAATAGCTAAAGACAGTCCATTCAAAATATTATGGCTCCCAAAAGATTTATATAGATTTTCTACTTTTAGAGCATCCATTATTCATTATCCTTTCCTATTATTAAATAGAAAATAGGACCAATAATTTGTATTAAAACTACTACAACTATCCACATTGCCTTGTTCCCAAATTTAAACTTGTCGTGTTTTAATACATGGTTCAATGCGTAAATCATAAGCCCAATTTCCAGAACAACTATCGGTATTAAGATTGGTAAATATTCTCTAATAAATTCCATTTTAAATCCTCCTTACGTTATTTTTATGTTATTTATATTATAGCAGTTTACTTTATTGACTTTCAAGAAACTATATCTTCTTTTGTTAATTTTTCTTCAACTTCCATTTTATTATCCTTCATAAAACTCTTCTTGTGATTTAGAGTAGCAACAACTCCAGCTTATCATATTCAATAGACAAATATTGGCCATTAGATAAAATTACAATTCT comes from Streptococcus parasanguinis ATCC 15912 and encodes:
- a CDS encoding ABC transporter permease subunit; its protein translation is MRIFFSLIKKESIENIRTKKMLGLLLLFIFIGLLSPLTAKLTPQILQAIATDGIDIKVNTPTEIDSWVQFFKNVNQIGMVGLVILFSTQVTNEIQKGTLINLLSKGLPRYQVIISKCFFDAIMWILSYCICFLVAFGYTKYFFGNTFPIENILMAVFLPLIFGIFLISLEILGSVITKNVIGTLLFVTGGVVIQFLLSLKEEIVKYMPIALIGKPVNIIKGIGFYDYYIPIFTTFVLIIICVISSIIVFNKKEMS
- a CDS encoding ABC transporter ATP-binding protein, with translation MDALKVENLYKSFGSHNILNGLSLAIPEKTIFGFLGKNGAGKTTTMKMILGFLKIDEGSIEVFGEKVKYGQTSTNRFIGYLPDVPEFYGYMTPKEYLKLCGSITGLNNDEIVKKSNELLELVGLDGIDKRIHGFSRGMKQRLGIAQALLNSPRLLICDEPTSALDPVGRKEILEIIRKIKSTTTVVFSTHILSDVEAICDHVVVLDGGKNVLEGSIDELKNMKRTNEIEIRFKSIDELNKFKNNNVISKMNFKEEESTLSFLQVDSEKKAFEILSELHNENILPIEFSVKEPTLENIFMEVIKS
- a CDS encoding PLDc N-terminal domain-containing protein, which produces MEFIREYLPILIPIVVLEIGLMIYALNHVLKHDKFKFGNKAMWIVVVVLIQIIGPIFYLIIGKDNE